One region of candidate division Zixibacteria bacterium HGW-Zixibacteria-1 genomic DNA includes:
- the gatA gene encoding Asp-tRNA(Asn)/Glu-tRNA(Gln) amidotransferase GatCAB subunit A (allows the formation of correctly charged Asn-tRNA(Asn) or Gln-tRNA(Gln) through the transamidation of misacylated Asp-tRNA(Asn) or Glu-tRNA(Gln) in organisms which lack either or both of asparaginyl-tRNA or glutaminyl-tRNA synthetases; reaction takes place in the presence of glutamine and ATP through an activated phospho-Asp-tRNA(Asn) or phospho-Glu-tRNA) — protein sequence MPDYGQAAAKDITDGLQKKRFSAVELCRAALSAVEEKNHKLNAFITATESLALKQAEQIDRKISRGENPGFLAGVPIAIKDNICLTDYPTTCASKILENFIPPFNATCIERLVDAGAVIVGKANMDEFAMGSSNETSYFGPTLNPHGENLVPGGSSGGSAAAVAAGMVPVALGSDTGGSIRQPAAFCGIYGLKPTYGAVSRYGLVAFASSMDQIGPMARNIDDLAALFSVIAGFDENDATSAKHDYSGITGNLDVDIKFRIGLPRSFFKEGIDREIENIFEQVVSRLIDDGHQLVEIDLPHINLAIATYHVIANAEASSNLARYDGARYGLRINDDEPGEMMCRTRSEGFGREVKRRIILGTYVLSAGCCEAYYNRATQLRNLIRNDFAEAFNEVDLILTPTTPTAAFKIGEKIHNPLDMYLSDIFTVPANLAGIPAISIPYGKVNDGRPVGIQLMAGMFDELSLFQIGRCIERMTGE from the coding sequence ATGCCTGACTATGGACAAGCGGCTGCTAAAGACATAACCGACGGATTGCAGAAGAAAAGATTTTCTGCCGTTGAGCTATGTCGCGCCGCGCTGTCCGCTGTCGAGGAAAAAAATCATAAGCTGAATGCCTTTATCACGGCGACCGAAAGTCTCGCCCTGAAGCAGGCCGAACAGATTGACCGCAAAATCAGCCGGGGTGAAAACCCCGGCTTTCTTGCAGGTGTTCCGATCGCCATCAAAGATAATATCTGTTTGACCGATTATCCGACCACCTGTGCCTCAAAAATTCTCGAAAATTTTATCCCACCCTTTAATGCCACCTGTATCGAACGGCTTGTCGATGCCGGCGCCGTTATTGTCGGTAAGGCCAATATGGATGAATTCGCGATGGGTTCCTCCAACGAGACTTCCTATTTCGGCCCGACGCTTAATCCGCATGGCGAGAATCTGGTACCGGGCGGCTCATCGGGCGGTTCGGCGGCAGCGGTAGCGGCCGGCATGGTTCCGGTCGCGCTCGGCTCCGACACCGGCGGCTCGATCCGTCAGCCGGCGGCATTTTGTGGTATTTATGGCCTGAAACCGACCTATGGGGCAGTCTCGCGTTATGGGCTGGTGGCCTTTGCGTCATCGATGGATCAAATCGGGCCGATGGCTCGCAATATAGATGATCTTGCGGCGCTCTTTTCGGTTATTGCCGGGTTCGATGAGAATGACGCCACTTCCGCAAAACATGATTACTCCGGCATAACAGGCAATCTGGATGTTGACATAAAATTCCGGATCGGCTTGCCGCGGTCATTTTTTAAAGAGGGAATCGACAGGGAGATCGAAAATATATTCGAACAGGTCGTTTCAAGATTAATTGATGACGGGCATCAGCTTGTCGAAATCGATCTGCCGCATATCAACCTGGCCATTGCGACTTATCATGTGATTGCCAACGCCGAAGCTTCATCCAATCTTGCCCGGTATGATGGTGCCCGATATGGGTTGCGTATTAATGATGATGAGCCGGGTGAAATGATGTGCCGGACCAGAAGTGAGGGATTCGGGCGGGAAGTCAAACGGCGGATTATTCTGGGGACCTATGTTCTGTCGGCCGGTTGTTGTGAGGCGTATTATAACCGCGCTACTCAGTTAAGGAATCTGATAAGGAATGATTTTGCCGAAGCTTTTAATGAGGTCGATTTGATCCTTACTCCGACAACACCGACGGCTGCTTTCAAAATAGGGGAGAAGATACATAATCCGCTGGATATGTATCTTTCGGATATTTTCACGGTGCCGGCCAATCTGGCCGGTATTCCGGCCATATCTATTCCGTATGGAAAAGTCAATGATGGGCGTCCGGTCGGGATTCAGCTTATGGCGGGCATGTTTGATGAGCTGTCGCTGTTTCAGATCGGGCGATGTATTGAAAGGATGACCGGAGAATAA
- the ybeY gene encoding rRNA maturation RNase YbeY — MQINIISESNRRIPRKSIIKLIEMIEEDEEPPDSTVNLVFIRDRRMAVLNRDFRGKKGATDVLSFNIDDEPGEDAVFGEIYISTDTAARNADDDGVSFRDEIQHLCCHGFLHLLGYDHMKKRDAELMQATEKYYLGRMSR, encoded by the coding sequence ATGCAGATAAATATCATATCAGAATCGAACCGCCGCATTCCCCGCAAGTCGATCATAAAATTGATCGAAATGATCGAAGAAGACGAGGAACCCCCGGACAGTACGGTCAATCTCGTCTTCATCCGCGACCGCCGCATGGCCGTCCTCAACCGGGACTTTCGCGGGAAGAAGGGGGCGACCGATGTTCTGTCATTCAATATCGATGATGAGCCGGGGGAGGATGCCGTGTTCGGCGAAATCTATATTTCCACCGACACCGCCGCCCGAAATGCCGACGACGACGGCGTCAGTTTCCGGGACGAAATTCAGCATCTTTGCTGTCATGGATTCCTGCACCTGCTTGGCTACGACCACATGAAAAAGCGCGATGCCGAACTTATGCAGGCGACAGAGAAATATTATCTGGGGAGGATGAGCCGATGA
- a CDS encoding glutamine synthetase, giving the protein MTKSKEDILRIISDSEVHYVRLNFTDILGRLKGIAITNSEVEAVLERGQGFDGSSIEGFVRIEESDLIAVPDLRTFRIMPWENGGQKTAMMFCDIQNPDGTPYEGDPRWVLRRVLSKLEKKKRIFYTGPELEYFYFASETEAEPIDRSGYFDFGPADLGTQLRKYTSAALEFMGVPVECSHHEVAPSQQEIDLKYQEALVMADFVQIYKYVVKEVAMQNDVHASFMPKPIFGENGSGMHVHMSVFEEGRNIFYDGKNPYNLSEFARYFTAGILKHVKEMALILNQWVNSYKRLVVGYEAPVYISWGTRNRSSLIRVPMFKSGHAESTRIELRSPDPACNPYLAFAVMLAAGLAGVENKYELPDPIEQNIFTMTKKERQALNIDALPDSLENAIKAMKDSKLLRETLGDHIFDALIANKKVEWDGYRASVTDYELDKYLSFL; this is encoded by the coding sequence GTGACCAAGTCCAAAGAGGATATTTTAAGGATTATCAGTGATTCCGAAGTTCACTATGTCAGACTGAATTTTACCGACATTCTGGGACGGTTGAAAGGTATTGCGATTACTAATTCGGAAGTTGAAGCGGTGCTTGAACGCGGGCAGGGATTCGATGGCTCCTCGATTGAGGGTTTTGTGCGGATAGAGGAATCTGACCTGATCGCCGTGCCCGATTTGCGGACATTCCGGATTATGCCGTGGGAAAACGGCGGCCAGAAAACAGCTATGATGTTCTGCGATATTCAGAACCCGGACGGCACTCCGTATGAAGGCGACCCGCGCTGGGTGTTGCGGCGGGTACTAAGCAAGCTGGAAAAGAAGAAACGTATTTTCTATACCGGGCCGGAGCTGGAATATTTCTATTTTGCCAGTGAAACCGAGGCCGAGCCGATAGACCGTTCGGGTTATTTCGATTTCGGGCCGGCCGATCTGGGCACGCAGCTGCGTAAATACACCAGCGCCGCGCTGGAGTTTATGGGTGTGCCGGTGGAATGCTCGCATCATGAAGTCGCCCCCAGTCAGCAGGAAATAGACCTGAAATACCAGGAAGCGCTGGTGATGGCCGATTTTGTGCAGATTTACAAGTATGTTGTCAAGGAAGTCGCCATGCAGAACGACGTGCACGCTTCCTTCATGCCCAAGCCGATTTTTGGCGAAAATGGTTCCGGTATGCATGTCCATATGTCGGTATTCGAAGAAGGGCGCAACATATTCTATGACGGCAAAAACCCATATAATCTGTCCGAGTTTGCACGTTATTTCACGGCCGGTATCCTTAAGCATGTCAAGGAAATGGCCCTGATACTCAACCAGTGGGTCAACTCCTATAAGCGACTGGTGGTCGGCTATGAAGCCCCGGTTTATATTTCATGGGGAACGCGCAACCGCTCCAGTCTGATCCGGGTGCCGATGTTCAAATCGGGGCACGCCGAATCGACGCGCATCGAACTGCGCTCGCCCGACCCGGCCTGCAACCCGTACCTGGCCTTTGCAGTAATGCTGGCCGCCGGACTGGCCGGTGTTGAAAACAAGTATGAATTGCCCGATCCGATCGAGCAGAATATTTTCACAATGACCAAAAAAGAGCGCCAGGCGCTCAATATCGATGCCTTGCCCGATTCGCTGGAGAACGCTATCAAGGCCATGAAGGATTCGAAGCTTCTTCGTGAAACACTGGGCGATCATATTTTCGATGCCCTGATCGCCAACAAAAAAGTCGAGTGGGACGGCTATCGGGCCAGCGTAACCGATTATGAGTTAGACAAGTATCTGTCATTTTTATGA